The following proteins come from a genomic window of Schistocerca cancellata isolate TAMUIC-IGC-003103 chromosome 10, iqSchCanc2.1, whole genome shotgun sequence:
- the LOC126106319 gene encoding uncharacterized protein LOC126106319, translating to MAFMMPVVKNDWDIYKTGRSRRSSECSNPQSCPRSRKVSECSKSEGPSLSTSPGSDFVVGGVASPGHHRASVPVAMSSMSRQFSSRASSRASLQSPCKSASCSPPKAASLHAGGGGHHGGGGHHHQSSAPAASSSASQSSLNKFHSRLVDKLKRSVLRKESTVTPPPAGAVAAS from the coding sequence ATGGCGTTTATGATGCCCGTGGTGAAGAACGACTGGGACATTTACAAGACAGGAAGGTCGAGGCGGAGTTCGGAGTGTTCCAACCCCCAGTCGTGCCCCCGCTCGAGGAaggtcagcgagtgcagcaagtctGAAGGCCCCAGCCTGTCGACGTCCCCAGGGAGCGACTTTGTGGTGGGTGGAGTGGCCTCTCCCGGTCACCACAGGGCTTCGGTGCCGGTCGCCATGTCCTCCATGAGCCGGCAGTTCTCCAGCAGGGCGTCGTCCAGGGCGTCCCTCCAGTCGCCGTGCAAGTCCGCCTCCTGTTCGCCCCCGAAGGCGGCGAGCCTGCACGCCGGGGGCGGGGGCCACCACGGGGGCGGCGGTCACCACCACCAGTCGTCGGCGCCGGCGGCGTCCAGCTCCGCCTCGCAGAGCTCGCTCAACAAGTTCCACTCGCGGCTGGTGGACAAGCTGAAGCGGTCGGTGCTGCGCAAGGAGAGCACCGTGACGCCGCCCCCGGCGGGGGCGGTCGCCGCCTCCTGA